TTTGTTTTAATATGATTTATTTCAAGTAATTTAAGTATTGTTTCAATCACAAAAATTACACTAATTATACTAATTATCAACATTTTCTAACCTTTCTGTAAGTTCTAAAACTTCGTAATACTCATTTTCTAAAAGCTCTAATTCCTGATTTAAATTCTCAAGTCTTTCATTAAGAGCCAATATCCCATATTTTTCATATTTTGCAGGGTCGCTTAAGTATTCATTTAATAATCTAATTTCTTTTTCAATCTCTTCAATCTTAGCTGGGTGTTCTTCTAGGATTTTATTTTGTTTATAGCTTAATTTTACGCTTTTTTTACGCTCAACTTTTACTGGTTTTTCTTTATCATTTTCTATTTCACTATTTAACTCGCTTAATTCATCGTTTAATTCTAAAAGTTCACTAAATTTCATAGTTTCAATTTCAATTGATTGATTTGAAAAGGCAAAAAGCTTAGTAGCAAGTCTATCTGTAAAATATCTATCATGACTTACAAATATCAAAGCACCTTTAAAATCCATTAAATACTGCTCTAAAATATTAATCGTAGCAATATCTAAATCATTAGTAGGTTCATCTAAAATTAATACTTCATAATCTTTTGTAAAAAGTTTTGCTAAAGCCACCCTACTTTTTTCGCCACCACTAAGTGAGCCGATTTTATAAGTAAGTTGTTCTTTAGGAAATAAAAAATGCTTTAAATATCCATATACATGCATATTAGAGCCTTTCACATTGATAGTATCACCGCCATTTGGACAAAAATACTCAATCAAAGTTTCATCATCTTTTAAATCGCTTTTTTTCTGGTCAAAATATCCTATATTTATCTCACCTTTTTTTATAAAACCACTGCTAGGGCGAAGTTTTTCAAGTAGAATTTGTAAAAAGCTAGATTTTCCACAGCCGTTTTTGCCTACAATTGCTATTTTTTCACCTTGCAAAATCCTTGCACTAAATGGCTTAAATAATAATTTTTCGCCTAGTGTTAGGCTAATATCGTGTAATTCAAAAAGCATTTTTTTCTTATTTGCTATGAGTGGATTTGATTTTATATCACTTGCACGGGCAAGCTCAACTCTTAGTCTATTCAAAATACTAGGATTTTTTTTAGCCTCTTCACGCATTTTAAAAATACGCTCTTTTCTGCCTTCGTTTCGCTTAAGCCTTGCTTTTACCCCACGACGCAGCCATTCTTCTTCGCTTTTTAATTGTTTTACTAAGGTTTCATAGCTTTTATTAAGGCTTTCTAGTAATCTTGCCTTAGCTTGTAAATAATTTGAATACCCACCTTCAAATTCTCTTAATTTTGCATCTTCTATTTCTACGCATTTACTTGCAATATTGTCTATAAAATATCTATCGTGACTTATAAAAATAACACATTTTTTACTAGCTTTTAACATATCTTCAAGGTATTTACACATAGTTACATCTAAGTGGTTCGTAGGCTCATCTAAAATCAAAACATCAGGAGATTTAAGCAACATACAAGCAAGGCTTAATCTTCTTAATTCCCCACCACTAAGACTTGCTAGATTTCTATTTATAAAATTACTTAATTCAAATTCTTTTAAAGCTCTATTTATTTTACTATCAATACTCCAAGCGTCCTTGCTCTCTATTAAATCAAATAAAATTTGTTGTTTTTGTAATAATTCTTTATCATTTGGATTAGTTGATAGTTTAGAATTAATCTCATTATATTCGCTTAAAGCATTAAAAATATCGCCTAATTCTAATTTAATATATTCATCTACGCTAAGATTATAATCTATATTAATGCTTTGAGAAAGCATAGAAAAATTTATGCTTGAATTAATCAACACCCTACCATTATCAGGTTCTATTTCTTTAGTAATTATTTTTAAAAATGTAGATTTGCCCTGCCCGTTTTTACCTATTATTGCGATTTTTTCGCCATCGTTTATACTAAAATTTACATTTTTTAAAATAACTTTTTCGCCGTAAGCTTTATCAATATCAATACAATCTATTAAAATCAATTTAAATAATCCTTAAGTTTTTTAAAGGCTAGTATTCTAGCCTTTAAAGATTATTTAACATCTACATCAAAATAAATTTCAACTTCTTCGTGAGTTTTCTTTCCGTGAAGTGCCGAGATTTGTTTATCAGTTGACAAAGCTATGAAAGATTTTTCAGTGTTAAAATCAGTTCTCATATTAATCTCACCTTTAACTACAAGTTTTCCATCACTAACCTTATAAGTCATAGGAATTTCTTTTGTAATTTTATTAAATGTTATAACTCCGGTAGCTGTTCCTTCATTATCATCGCCTTTTACATCTTTTAAACTAGCTTCAATTTTGCTATCTTCTAAATTAGCTATGTATGTTCTATGAATATTTTTTTCGCGAATTTTGTCATTTGTATTTTCATTAGCAAAATCCATAGTAGCAATTACACCTTCTAAAATTTCAACCACACTACCCTCATTTTTTGCAAATTTAAAAGTAGCTCCATCAATAACACCATTAACACCTAATTTTTTTTCTAATTTAAAACCAGTAAAGTGAGCTTTAACACTAGCTTCATCAATAGTAATCGCATAAGCACTTGACCCTAAAATAGCCATAGCAACTAATGAAGATAAAATCTTTTTCATTTTTAATCCTTTATAATAATTTTAAGAATTATATTATAACCAAATTTATTAATCATTATCAGTTTGCTGTAAATTTAATCTACTAAATTAAAATAATATAATGAATTATTTAAGGAGAATTTATGTTTAAAAAAATTAAAAAAATAGCTTTTATCTTATTTATTAGCACAAATTTATTTGCATTAACTGAAGGCAAAGAATATGAAGTTTTAAAAAAACCTATTGCAAATTCAGATAACAGCATTACCGAGATATGGTCTTATCAATGTTCTCATTGTTACAAACATCAAATAGCAAAAACAGTGCAAGAATTAGCAAATATTTCTAATGATGTAAAAATAAATATGATGATGGTAAAAACTTGGGGTAAATTTGGTAAAGAAATGGCGAATTTATTAGCATATGCACAATATCAAGATGAAAAAAATAATATAAAATTATATGATGAAAATAGTTTATATCATAATATAAGCAAAATTTATTTTGTTGATGTATTTAAAAATAAACAAACTTGGGATAATAATGCTGATAATTTTTATAAAAGTGGGCTTAAACTATTAGGAATTTCAAAAAGACAATTAAATAAATTTATAGAAAGCCCAGAAGGTCAATATTTATTGCAATCAACTGATATTGCTGATATTATAGCCGACAAAACAGGGACACCTAGCTTTATCGTAAATGGCAAATATTTAATAAAATTAGAAAATTTACAATCTATGCAAGATTTAATAAATGTGGCAAAAGAACTAATAAATAAATAGCACTTAGAAGTGCTATTTACCAAGCCCTAAAGAACTTTTGACCTCATCGCTAGCCATTTCTATACTCCAAGCAGGCTCAAACACTAAATCAATATCAACACTATCTATTCCATCTACACTTAAAACAGAGTCTTTTACCCAAGTTATCAGTAAATCATGCATAGGACAAGATTTAGTAGATAAGGTCATAGTGATTTTACAATATGAATTATCAATTTGTATATCATAAATAAGCCCTAAAGCTAAAATATCAAAACCCACTTCAGGGTCAATTACATTTGAAATTGCATTAATTACTTGCTTTTTCATTCTTTGCTCCTTTGTAATTTATATAAGTAAAAAAATTGATTACATTAATTAAAAGACCTATATTTAACGCTATATATAAATAAATTGATGAACTAAAATAAAGAGAAATTACTAAGCATATATTAATTAGCATAGTAAAAAAAGCTGCTTTTTTAATCACCATATCATCTAATAAAGGGACTTTTATTTTTCCGATTAATTTTGAAATAAAATGAAACCATATTAAAAATGGCAAAATCTTATAAATATGTGCGATTATAAAAGGTAAAATCGTTGCAAAAATTAATAATTTAATAGCTAAAGCATAGTCTAAAACATAAAATTCTCTCATCGCTAAAAACGAGCCAATACAAGCAAAAACAATATTTAAATTCCAATAATCTTTAGCCTTTCTTGTTCGTATTTTAAGTATATATAAACACCAAAACACAAAACAAGCTAGGGAAAAAATCGCTATACTTTTATGAAAAAATGCTAAAAAATACGCCGCTAAACTAAGCCATAATAAATAATTTTTATGCTTATGAGTTAGTGCAAACATTGGCAATAATACACTAGCAGCACCTATACAAATAAACAAAATAAAACCTAACATAAAATATATATGAAGATGAAGAATTAGTTCATAATCTAAATATATAAGCCCGTTTAAAATAAGCGCAATTAAACCAGCACAAACTAAGCCTAATGCTAAAAAAACAACCCCACAAAATAAAGCACTTTTAGCAATATTATTAAAATCAAAAAATGATATTAAAAACAGCACAATAAAATAAAAAACACTTAAAATCATAGCAAATACGCTATATTTTAGTAATTCCAAATCATAATTTAAAAACGAATACATAATAAAGGCTAAAGAGATATTACAAATAAAACTCACAAAAAATACACCTTTTATACTAAAGAATGCTTTTTCATAAATTACCGAGCTTAATTGATAAAGGCTACCTATTATTATATTTAAAGCAAATCCAGCAAAAAAACAATGTAAAAACGCTTTAAATTGATAACTCTCAAAATCATAATTTGAATAAGAAAATAAAAACATAAAAGCTAATAAATAGCAAAATGCAAATATAAAATAAATAGCCACCACTTTAAATGGTGGTGCGAATGCGTTTAACATAATTTAACCCTTATGGATGGTCTTTACAAGCTTCATCAAAATTGCTATGCTCTTTAATTTTAGTAAATACTAGCCAAAAAAGTCCATCTTTTTGTGTAGTTTGAATATCATAATATGGCTTCACGCTAGGAAGTAAGCCTAAAGGATTTTTATGATTTAGCATAATTAATTTTTGATTAGGCTTTAAATTATTTAAGCCAACTCTAGCATTTATCATAGGTTCAGGTGGCATACACTGACTACTATCAAAAGCTAAATATTCATCATTCTCATAAAACTCAACCGTAGCATTTGCTAAACTAACTTTTTTCCAAAATTTAAAATCAAACATTTTTTCTCCTTTTTTCTCACTATTCTAAAAAAGTTTAAAAATTTTGACTTTGACTTAAGTCAATTTGAAGTTCAAAAAAAGAAAAATTAAATACTTAAATAAATTTTTTAAAAAAAACTTTTATAAATTATTTTTTTTAAAACTTTTTATAATCTAAAAATATTAAATATTTTTTAAACAATACAAAAGCTAAAGATTAAAATATTTTTTAGAAAAAATTAGAATTTTCAAAAAAATACTAAAGAATTACCTAAAAACATAGCAAAAATCGGCGAAAACTTCTAATTTTAAAGCAAATAAACCATAAAAAATATTAAAAATTTTTCTAGTGGGGGCGGCTAATTTTTAAAATTTTAAAAAATAAAGTGTGGTGAGTTTATAAGCAGTGCAAGTTTATAATGCCTTTAGATTTTTTTGGATTGTGCTTTATTTAGAAACTTTTTAAAGTTCTAAGTAAAGCGATTACAAGAATTAAAAATAAAATATATTCTATCATCCTTAATTCACCATATCTTTCCATCCAATAAAAAACAAAATGTAAAAATAATTTTTAAAAAATCATCTTTAATTTTTAACTCTAACGAAAGACACAAGTATTTTACCATATTTTCCTTAAAAAAATTTTAAATAATTAATCATTTGTTAATTATTTTATGCTATGCGTGGGGTAGCGAATTCAAATTTATTAAAATATAAATTGAATTCAAGATTATTTATTATTTTATTTTTTCAATTTCAAAAACTTTATTTTTTATATACTCATAGCTTTTTGCTTTTTCGTAATTATCAAACCACGAAACAACCCAATTTGGTGGGGTTTTATCTTTTCTATTCCAGTTGTAAATCGTACCGACAGGTGTATCTATTAACTTTGAAAAATCATCTAAATTAAGTCCATTTTTTTTAAGTCTATCGTTAAATTCTTTTTGCGTCATATTTTCTCCTTTTAAAAAATTATCGTAGATAGTAGCATCTTTATATATATTTGTCAAATAATCAAAAAAAATAAAAATATTTTGATGAAAAATCTATAATTTAAGTTTAATTTAAGAATATTATGTTACATTTCGTTTAATTTGTTTTAAAATCAATAATTTATAAAATAATTTGATTAATTAACAAATATATACCAACGAAAGGAGACTAATCAAATGCCATAAAGAAAACAAAAAAAGATTTTTTAAAAATCAAGGATAAAAAATAAGTTGCTTTTTTAAAGCTAAAAAATAAAAAACTAAAAAAGGATAAAAAATGATTAATTACTTAGATAGAACAAGAGTAAATGTAGAAACAAGACTAGCAAATGAGATAAAAAGAGAATTAGTAAATAAAGGTGCTAAAAGCAAAGTAGCTAAAAAATTCTTAGGATTTTTTACTCAAAATAAATTAAACATTTGCGAGTATCAAAAAGCAAATGGATTTAGCCTACACCAAGTATTAAAAGCCGAAAAGCTAGTTAGCACCGATTTAATGGTGATTTTTAGTGATGAGATATTTATTAACAATATCTCATCTTTAAAAGAAAACGAAAACATAGAAAATTATATGTTTTCAGCAATTAAAAGGCTTTTTGCTTAATAGCCTTTTAGCCCTTGTAGTGAGCAAGGGCTTTTATTTTAAGCAAAAATTATAAATGAAAGGATAAAAAATGAACACACAAGAGATTTTAAACAAATATTCAAATGAAACAAATATAAAAAAGATAAGCTTAGATGAGATTATAATTCTTATAAAAGCTAATAAATTTAACGATATTTATTTTAAGCTTAATGATAAGACAAAACTAGATAAATACGATATTTTAGATAATGATTTAAGCGAACAAATACTTAATGATGAAAACTTGCATCAAAGACTTTTTTACTTAAAAATAAGACTTAATTTTAATGATGATTTAGCACAAGATTTATTAAATAAAAATTATTGTTATATTCAAACATTTAGTAGCGTATTACAAATTAAGTTTAAAGATTTTATATTGCAAAATCCACAAAATATAGGATTTAGATACTTATGCGATGAGTTAAAATATGATTTTGATTTTCTTACAAAATATATAAAATCAAAAAAAGATGATTTAAATAATGATATAAATTATAAAGATAATATAAAAAAACAAAACAATTATTTTAATTTAGCACTAAACCATTTTAAGCCAAATCAAGCTTACAATAAAAAGCTTTTAGAATGCTTTACAAATAATGATATAGAATTATTTAAATATAATTTAGATAGATTTAAATTAAAGGATACTTTTACATTAAAAGACGCTTTAAATGATATTAAAAAATATAAAAAAATACTTTTAAACGATAAAAATAACCTAAAACAAAACTATATTAATTTTTGTCTTAATGAGATAAATACTCTTAATGATGATGAGTTTAAGACTTTTATTGAAAATTATTCATTTGTATTAAAAACATTAGAAAAATTAATAAAGGATTTTAATTTTACAAAAAGATTTATAAAATTAAAAGAATATTTTTCAATATTTTTAGATTATTTAGATAATAATAATAAAAATATAAAACTAACTTTTAATAACGAACAAGCAAAAGAATTAATAAGCATAAACGAAAAAGTAACAAATATCATTAATGTAATAGATGATGAAGAAGATATATTAATAAGTTTTGCAAATACTTCAAGTTATATTAAAGCAAAATATAACAAATTTAATAAAAATATAAGCGAGTTAATAAGCATAGCTTACACAAATGATTTAATACAAAATCCTATTTATTCTAATATAGATGAGAGATTAAATATAGCTAGTTTAATAATTAATGATAACACAGCTACATTTTTAAGATACAACGATACTACAAAAACAACCGAAAAAGAAGTTTATTCTTTTAACAAATTAGCACAATAAAAAGGAGAAAAAATGATAAATATAAAAACAAGAGAAAAATATAACTTTAAAAATATATATGATAATAAATATTCATTATTTTCATTATCAAATCAAATAAAAGATTACGCTTTAGATGATTATGTTTTTTGTGATAAATTTTTAAATGATAATGATTTTTTAGGTGTAATGAGTATTAATGAGATTTTAAAAATTTGCGATGAAAAAAATATTACTTATTATAATTTAAAAACAATCTTAGATGATTTTTTCTATGATTATCCAAACA
The sequence above is a segment of the Campylobacter sp. MG1 genome. Coding sequences within it:
- a CDS encoding YceI family protein; the encoded protein is MKKILSSLVAMAILGSSAYAITIDEASVKAHFTGFKLEKKLGVNGVIDGATFKFAKNEGSVVEILEGVIATMDFANENTNDKIREKNIHRTYIANLEDSKIEASLKDVKGDDNEGTATGVITFNKITKEIPMTYKVSDGKLVVKGEINMRTDFNTEKSFIALSTDKQISALHGKKTHEEVEIYFDVDVK
- the abc-f gene encoding ribosomal protection-like ABC-F family protein; protein product: MILIDCIDIDKAYGEKVILKNVNFSINDGEKIAIIGKNGQGKSTFLKIITKEIEPDNGRVLINSSINFSMLSQSINIDYNLSVDEYIKLELGDIFNALSEYNEINSKLSTNPNDKELLQKQQILFDLIESKDAWSIDSKINRALKEFELSNFINRNLASLSGGELRRLSLACMLLKSPDVLILDEPTNHLDVTMCKYLEDMLKASKKCVIFISHDRYFIDNIASKCVEIEDAKLREFEGGYSNYLQAKARLLESLNKSYETLVKQLKSEEEWLRRGVKARLKRNEGRKERIFKMREEAKKNPSILNRLRVELARASDIKSNPLIANKKKMLFELHDISLTLGEKLLFKPFSARILQGEKIAIVGKNGCGKSSFLQILLEKLRPSSGFIKKGEINIGYFDQKKSDLKDDETLIEYFCPNGGDTINVKGSNMHVYGYLKHFLFPKEQLTYKIGSLSGGEKSRVALAKLFTKDYEVLILDEPTNDLDIATINILEQYLMDFKGALIFVSHDRYFTDRLATKLFAFSNQSIEIETMKFSELLELNDELSELNSEIENDKEKPVKVERKKSVKLSYKQNKILEEHPAKIEEIEKEIRLLNEYLSDPAKYEKYGILALNERLENLNQELELLENEYYEVLELTERLENVDN
- a CDS encoding metal-sulfur cluster assembly factor — encoded protein: MKKQVINAISNVIDPEVGFDILALGLIYDIQIDNSYCKITMTLSTKSCPMHDLLITWVKDSVLSVDGIDSVDIDLVFEPAWSIEMASDEVKSSLGLGK